GATTTTAACAGTTTGACCGTAGAAACCGTCAATTTCTTTATTAAGATAATCTGAAATTCCTGTTGGCAATCGTTTCATTTTAAGAATTTCACCAGATTGGTCTGCATAAACAAGAATATGATAGTGATGATAGCTTGGTCTATCATCAATCAATGCAAAATAACCTGTTTTGAGTTTCCAATTATCACCATCTAAATAGTATAGTTTATTATTATTGATTGTGAAGCTGGTAGCTCCAAGAAGAAGTCGTGCACCCGGATTTTCTAGATAGACATCATTTCCAACTTTTTTAATCTCTGAATAGGTGGTCATTTCTGGTAAATTTGTTACGCGACGACCATCTGCCCCAAAGTAATACCTGTTTGGTAAGTTTTGGAAATTTTTGACGACAGCTTTAGGATTAATTTCTTGTCCTTCTTCTGCATTATCTACTAAAGCCAACATCGTATTGGAAACTTTATCTCCATATTTATCAGAAAACTTCTTAAATTCAGGTTTTATGTACCAAGCATTTTTTTCAACAATGACTCCATCTTTTCTATGAATAAGATGATAATCATATCCATCAGACAAAGTAACAATATTTGTGATAATTGTATCATCCGCTTGAGATTGTTCAACCTGACTTGGGAGTTTGGTCAACATATAACCATCCTTACCAATGACATAACTTTCTCCATCGCTGGCTGGAACAGCTCTATCTGCTACCATAGCTCCTGAGTTTTCAAAGTAAGACCATTGACCATTTGTAGTCGCCCATCCTGTTGCCATAGCGCCACTATTTGCTAGTGAGTACCAGGTGTTACCTTCCTTGTACCAGCCAGTGCGCATAGCACCACTATCTGCTAGCGAATACCATGTATTGCCTTCTTTGAGCCAGCCTGTCTGCATGTTACCAGTGCTGTCGAAGTGATACCATGAGCCAGCATTTTGCACCCATTTATTTTTAGCGAGACTGCCATCTTGCGAAAGATTCCAGTCAGCACCCTTTTTAACCCAAGTGTCTGCTGCCTGTGCTTGATTGATA
This window of the Streptococcus sp. 116-D4 genome carries:
- a CDS encoding N-acetylmuramoyl-L-alanine amidase family protein, translated to MKKSKFLTLGLLVGAGLLLSINQAQAADTWVKKGADWNLSQDGSLAKNKWVQNAGSWYHFDSTGNMQTGWLKEGNTWYSLADSGAMRTGWYKEGNTWYSLANSGAMATGWATTNGQWSYFENSGAMVADRAVPASDGESYVIGKDGYMLTKLPSQVEQSQADDTIITNIVTLSDGYDYHLIHRKDGVIVEKNAWYIKPEFKKFSDKYGDKVSNTMLALVDNAEEGQEINPKAVVKNFQNLPNRYYFGADGRRVTNLPEMTTYSEIKKVGNDVYLENPGARLLLGATSFTINNNKLYYLDGDNWKLKTGYFALIDDRPSYHHYHILVYADQSGEILKMKRLPTGISDYLNKEIDGFYGQTVKIDSKTGNVSVVK